A part of Gramella sp. MAR_2010_147 genomic DNA contains:
- a CDS encoding aminotransferase class III-fold pyridoxal phosphate-dependent enzyme, translated as MELFDVYPLYDITPVKGEGCHVFDESGKKYLDLYGGHAVISIGHAHPKYVKAIQDQVEELGFYSNSIKNPLQQELADKLEEVSGVKDYSLFLCSSGAEANENALKVASFHTGKDTVIYFANAFHGRTSGVVAITDNENIRAPFNLGHKATKLTFNDTESLKREIEKRDVAAVIFEVIQGVGGLDEANTEFYKTAAELCRKNKVMLIADEVQSGYGRTGEFFAFQKHGIRPDIISIAKGMGNGFPIGGILIDNKIQPKYGMLGTTFGGNHLACAAGISVLEVIKEENLMENVAEVSEFVKIECAKIPEIKNIKGRGLMIGLEFGFEIAALRKELLFEHQIFTGASSNKKLLRILPPLNIKKEHFESFFNALQKALKNQTKNIEASS; from the coding sequence ATGGAATTATTTGATGTTTATCCGCTTTACGATATCACTCCGGTAAAAGGAGAAGGCTGCCATGTTTTTGATGAATCTGGTAAAAAATACCTGGATCTTTATGGCGGCCATGCGGTGATTTCTATTGGTCATGCGCATCCAAAATATGTTAAAGCTATTCAGGATCAGGTAGAAGAATTAGGATTTTATTCTAATTCGATAAAAAATCCTTTACAGCAGGAACTGGCCGATAAACTGGAAGAAGTTTCGGGAGTGAAAGATTATAGTCTTTTTCTATGTAGTTCGGGAGCAGAAGCCAATGAAAATGCCCTAAAGGTCGCTTCATTTCATACCGGGAAAGACACGGTGATCTATTTTGCAAATGCTTTTCACGGAAGAACTTCCGGAGTGGTTGCGATCACCGATAATGAAAATATTAGAGCTCCTTTTAACCTGGGGCATAAAGCGACAAAACTGACATTTAATGATACCGAATCTTTAAAAAGGGAGATTGAAAAAAGAGATGTAGCCGCGGTGATTTTTGAAGTGATTCAGGGAGTGGGCGGGCTTGATGAAGCAAATACAGAATTTTATAAAACTGCTGCTGAATTATGCAGGAAAAATAAGGTAATGCTCATCGCCGATGAGGTTCAGTCGGGTTATGGCAGAACGGGTGAATTCTTCGCTTTTCAGAAACATGGAATCAGACCGGATATTATTAGCATAGCGAAAGGGATGGGCAACGGATTTCCCATCGGCGGAATTTTGATTGATAATAAAATTCAGCCGAAATATGGGATGCTGGGAACCACTTTTGGCGGAAATCATTTGGCCTGTGCGGCAGGAATTTCAGTTTTAGAAGTCATCAAAGAAGAGAATTTGATGGAAAATGTTGCTGAAGTATCAGAATTTGTAAAAATCGAATGCGCTAAAATTCCAGAAATTAAAAATATAAAAGGAAGAGGTTTAATGATAGGCCTGGAATTCGGTTTTGAGATCGCCGCCCTTAGAAAAGAACTTTTGTTTGAACATCAGATTTTTACGGGCGCATCTTCGAATAAAAAATTATTACGAATCCTGCCGCCATTGAATATTAAGAAGGAACATTTTGAGAGTTTTTTCAATGCTTTGCAGAAGGCATTGAAAAATCAAACTAAAAATATTGAGGCGTCAAGCTGA
- a CDS encoding N-acetylornithine carbamoyltransferase gives MKNYTSLADIDNLETLIKEARSLKSNNTAPNLGNGKILGMLFFNPSLRTRLSTEKAARLLGMEVMVMNADKDGWALEFEDGAIMDSNKAEHIKEAAAVLSQYCDIIAVRAFPELKNKEKDESEQVLNSFKKYASVPVINLESATGHPLQALTDAITIQEFKNAKKKPKVVLSWAPHPKALPQSVPNSFVEIMQKLEVDLVITNPEGYDLNPEIRKDTRVEHDQEKAFEDADFVYVKNWSSYENYGQVLNVEKNWTVNKEKLKQSNNAKVMHCLPVRRNVVIADDILDSENSIVIQQANNRTFAAQAVLKRILECLK, from the coding sequence ATGAAAAATTATACCAGTTTAGCAGATATAGACAACCTCGAAACCTTAATAAAGGAAGCAAGAAGTCTGAAATCTAATAATACAGCACCTAATCTTGGAAATGGTAAAATTTTGGGAATGCTTTTTTTTAATCCCAGTCTGCGTACAAGATTAAGTACAGAAAAAGCTGCAAGATTGCTTGGGATGGAGGTCATGGTGATGAATGCCGATAAAGATGGTTGGGCACTGGAATTTGAAGATGGCGCTATTATGGACTCCAATAAAGCTGAACATATAAAAGAAGCTGCGGCCGTGCTTTCCCAATACTGTGATATTATTGCCGTAAGGGCTTTCCCTGAATTAAAAAATAAAGAAAAAGATGAATCTGAACAGGTGCTGAACAGTTTTAAAAAATATGCTTCGGTTCCGGTTATTAATCTGGAAAGTGCTACGGGACATCCTTTACAGGCCTTGACCGATGCAATTACGATTCAGGAATTTAAAAATGCGAAAAAGAAACCCAAAGTGGTTCTAAGTTGGGCTCCACATCCAAAGGCTTTGCCACAATCGGTGCCAAACTCATTTGTGGAGATCATGCAAAAATTAGAAGTGGATCTAGTGATCACCAATCCCGAGGGTTATGATTTAAACCCGGAAATCAGAAAAGATACCAGGGTGGAGCATGATCAGGAAAAGGCTTTTGAGGATGCAGATTTCGTGTACGTGAAAAACTGGAGCAGTTACGAGAACTATGGACAGGTTTTAAATGTTGAAAAAAACTGGACGGTGAATAAGGAGAAATTAAAGCAAAGCAATAACGCGAAAGTGATGCATTGTCTTCCGGTTAGGCGAAATGTTGTGATTGCCGACGATATTCTGGATAGTGAAAATTCTATCGTGATCCAACAGGCAAACAACCGGACTTTTGCAGCACAGGCAGTGTTGAAGAGAATATTGGAGTGTTTGAAATAA
- the argB gene encoding acetylglutamate kinase, which produces MKQTLKVIKIGGKLIENKALLNTFLEDFIQLEGSKILVHGGGNKATEVAGKLGFKTKMIDGRRITDKDSMEVITMVYGGLLNKNIVAKLQAKKQNAIGLCGADGKVLISKRREVKEIDYGFVGDIENVNTDFINLLLKQNIVPVFSAISCTEDGVLLNTNGDSVASEIAIAFSDMYETLLFYCSEKKGVLTDVENENSVIPELNSKNYAELVESKVITDGMLPKLHNCFEAIERGVSTVNLGDVSLLKNNAIHTKIIK; this is translated from the coding sequence ATGAAACAAACCTTAAAAGTCATAAAAATAGGAGGAAAGCTGATCGAAAATAAAGCTTTACTAAATACATTTTTAGAAGATTTTATTCAATTGGAGGGATCTAAAATTCTGGTTCATGGTGGCGGAAATAAAGCCACTGAAGTGGCCGGAAAGCTGGGTTTTAAAACTAAAATGATCGATGGAAGAAGGATCACCGATAAAGATTCTATGGAAGTGATCACGATGGTTTATGGCGGACTTCTGAATAAAAATATCGTGGCAAAACTTCAGGCTAAAAAGCAAAATGCAATTGGTCTTTGCGGTGCAGACGGGAAAGTCTTGATTTCAAAAAGGCGGGAAGTAAAGGAGATCGATTATGGGTTTGTTGGGGATATTGAAAATGTCAATACAGATTTTATAAATTTACTTCTTAAGCAAAATATTGTACCTGTTTTTTCAGCAATATCGTGCACAGAGGATGGGGTTTTGTTAAATACAAACGGGGATTCGGTAGCTTCTGAAATTGCGATCGCCTTCAGTGATATGTATGAAACACTACTATTTTATTGCTCAGAGAAAAAAGGGGTTTTAACCGATGTTGAAAATGAAAATTCTGTGATCCCGGAGTTAAATTCTAAAAATTATGCAGAATTGGTGGAATCAAAAGTTATCACAGACGGAATGCTTCCAAAACTTCATAATTGTTTTGAAGCGATAGAAAGAGGAGTTTCAACAGTCAATCTTGGCGACGTCAGTTTATTGAAGAATAATGCCATCCATACTAAAATTATAAAATAA
- a CDS encoding M20 family metallo-hydrolase, with translation MQVKELQQQAIELLKKLIETQSFSGEEDHTADHLEKWFRDYDIPCKRHLDNVWAVNKNFEETKPTLLLNSHHDTVKPNSAYTRDPFKAEIEDGKLFGLGSNDAGGCLVSLLATFTYLFSEENLTHNILFAGTAEEEINGKNGIAALLPEIPKIDVAIVGEPTLMNLAVAEKGLVVFDAIVKGTPSHAAHPNTDNSIYKTAKVLEWFEKFKLEKVSENLGEVKVTVTQIQAGSQHNVVPAKVHLVIDVRVNDKYSNEEIEQILKEKAPVDEIHARSLRLNSSSIPLDHELVKAGIDLGMDTYGSPTLSDQTMLSCPSLKLGPGDSTRSHSANEFIYVEEVEEGIEKYIKLLGKALKEMSH, from the coding sequence ATGCAGGTAAAAGAGCTCCAGCAACAAGCCATTGAATTACTAAAAAAACTAATTGAAACGCAGTCATTTTCGGGAGAAGAAGATCATACTGCAGATCATCTGGAAAAATGGTTTAGAGACTATGATATTCCCTGTAAACGTCACCTGGACAATGTCTGGGCGGTGAATAAAAATTTTGAGGAAACTAAGCCAACTTTATTGCTTAACTCCCATCATGATACCGTGAAACCGAATTCGGCTTATACCAGGGATCCTTTTAAGGCAGAAATCGAAGATGGTAAATTATTCGGTTTGGGGAGCAATGACGCGGGTGGATGCCTGGTTTCACTTCTGGCTACTTTTACCTATTTATTTTCAGAAGAAAACCTGACTCATAATATCCTTTTTGCCGGTACTGCAGAAGAGGAGATCAACGGGAAAAACGGGATTGCCGCATTGCTTCCGGAGATTCCGAAAATTGATGTAGCCATTGTGGGAGAACCCACTCTGATGAATCTGGCGGTTGCTGAAAAAGGCCTGGTAGTATTTGATGCGATAGTAAAAGGAACACCCTCACACGCTGCCCATCCCAATACCGATAATTCTATATATAAAACAGCCAAAGTGCTGGAGTGGTTTGAAAAATTTAAATTAGAGAAAGTCTCTGAAAACCTGGGAGAAGTGAAGGTGACGGTTACTCAGATCCAGGCTGGGAGTCAGCATAATGTAGTACCGGCAAAAGTTCACCTGGTGATCGATGTTCGGGTAAATGACAAATATAGCAATGAAGAGATTGAACAAATCCTGAAAGAAAAAGCTCCGGTAGATGAGATCCATGCTCGAAGCTTGCGATTAAATTCGTCTTCAATTCCTCTAGATCATGAACTGGTAAAAGCAGGAATTGATTTGGGAATGGATACCTATGGTTCACCAACCTTGTCAGATCAGACTATGTTAAGTTGTCCTTCTTTAAAATTAGGTCCCGGTGATTCTACCAGATCGCATTCGGCTAATGAATTTATTTATGTAGAAGAGGTTGAAGAAGGAATTGAGAAATATATAAAACTGCTTGGAAAAGCGCTTAAAGAAATGTCACACTGA
- the argH gene encoding argininosuccinate lyase, whose product MKLWDKGISIDKQIEKFTVGNDRELDMHLAKYDIQASKAHAKMLGSVGILKEDEVEDLISELEKMKIQLENGEFKIEENFEDVHSKIEYELTKKLGDTGKKIHTARSRNDQVLVAQQLYFKENIQEISGKTKAIIDVLLGLAEEHKGKLLPGYTHLQVAMPSSFGLWFSAYAELLIDDLYLLDAGLKIVDQNPLGSAAGYGSSFPIDRDFTTKELGFATQKFNVVAAQMSRGKCERTVTSNIASLANTLSRFAMDICLYMSQNFDFITFPDKLTTGSSIMPHKKNPDVFELIRGKCNKLQAISNEMILITNNLPSGYHRDFQLIKENSIYAVENMKEILDVFTHSIAQIEVKEVDLKDEKYKYMFTVDSINELVMSGKSFRDAYKIIGEQVQDGSYQATEGMLHSHSGSKDNLSLDKIRKKKEGINLKI is encoded by the coding sequence ATGAAACTCTGGGACAAAGGTATTTCAATAGATAAACAGATCGAAAAATTCACTGTTGGCAATGACCGGGAACTGGACATGCACCTGGCCAAATATGATATTCAGGCCTCAAAAGCTCATGCGAAAATGCTTGGTAGCGTCGGAATTCTAAAAGAGGATGAGGTGGAAGACCTGATTTCAGAGTTGGAAAAAATGAAAATTCAGCTTGAAAATGGTGAATTTAAGATTGAAGAGAATTTTGAGGATGTTCATTCCAAAATTGAATATGAACTCACCAAAAAACTTGGCGACACCGGGAAGAAAATTCATACTGCCCGTTCCAGAAACGACCAGGTTTTAGTAGCCCAGCAGTTATATTTTAAGGAAAATATTCAGGAGATATCAGGGAAAACCAAAGCTATTATTGATGTACTGTTAGGTCTGGCTGAAGAGCATAAAGGAAAACTGCTTCCTGGATACACCCATCTTCAGGTAGCCATGCCTTCTTCCTTTGGATTATGGTTTTCAGCTTACGCTGAATTACTGATCGATGATCTGTATTTACTTGATGCTGGCTTAAAGATCGTGGATCAAAATCCATTAGGTTCCGCAGCAGGATATGGTTCTTCCTTTCCTATAGATCGCGATTTTACTACTAAAGAATTAGGCTTTGCTACTCAGAAATTTAATGTAGTGGCTGCCCAGATGAGCAGAGGTAAATGTGAACGAACGGTGACTTCCAATATCGCTTCACTGGCGAATACACTTTCCAGGTTTGCGATGGATATTTGTTTGTATATGAGTCAGAATTTTGATTTTATCACCTTCCCCGATAAATTGACCACTGGTTCCAGCATTATGCCTCATAAAAAGAACCCGGATGTTTTTGAACTTATACGAGGTAAATGCAATAAGCTTCAGGCGATATCCAATGAAATGATCCTTATTACCAATAATTTACCCAGCGGTTATCACAGGGATTTTCAGCTTATTAAAGAGAATAGTATTTATGCGGTGGAAAATATGAAAGAGATTCTTGATGTTTTCACTCATTCAATTGCCCAGATTGAAGTGAAGGAAGTTGATTTAAAGGATGAAAAATATAAATACATGTTTACCGTAGATAGCATCAATGAACTGGTGATGAGCGGTAAATCTTTCAGGGATGCGTATAAAATCATTGGAGAACAGGTTCAGGATGGATCTTATCAAGCTACAGAGGGGATGTTGCATTCGCACTCTGGTAGTAAGGATAATCTTTCGTTAGATAAAATCAGGAAAAAAAAGGAAGGGATTAATTTGAAAATTTAA